The Actinobacillus succinogenes 130Z region CGTGAAACCGCCTCATTTTATCTGTTCGGAAGATGACCCTAATCGCGTGATTTGCGGGGATAAAATTTGTGCGGATTTGGATTTCGTTTATCAGTATCCGAATTTATAAAGTGCGGTTGAAAATTTTGCGGTTTTCACGCATAATAAGCCGATTTTTAGCAAACGTTTACTTCAACAAAAGCAGGATCCAAAATGTCAAACACAATCTTACAAAACCTTCCTGAAGGTCAAAAAGTCGGTATCGCATTTTCAGGCGGTTTAGATACCAGCGCCGCATTATTATGGATGCGTCAAAAAGGTGCCGTGCCTTATGCTTATACGGCGAATTTAGGTCAGCCTGACGAAGACGATTATAACGCCATTCCGAAAAAAGCTATGGCTTACGGTGCGGAAAACGCCCGTTTAATCGACTGTCGCACACAACTGGCGCAGGAAGGTATCGCCGCCATTCAATGCGGAGCGTTCCATATTTCAACCGGCGGTGTCACCTATTTTAACACTACGCCTTTAGGTCGTGCCGTAACCGGTACGATGTTGGTCGCCGCCATGAAAGAAGACGATGTGAATATCTGGGGCGACGGTTCGACTTTTAAAGGTAACGATATCGAACGTTTCTATCGTTACGGTTTGCTAACCAACCCGAATTTGAAAATTTACAAACCTTGGCTGGACGATCAATTCATCGACGAATTGGGCGGTCGTTTCGAAATGTCTCAATTCTTAATCGCCAACGGTTTCGACTACAAAATGTCGGTGGAAAAAGCGTATTCCACCGATTCCAACATGTTGGGCGCAACCCACGAAGCGAAAGATTTGGAAGATTTAAGCACCGGTATCAACATCGTTAAACCGATTATGGGTGTGGCTTTCTGGGACGAAAGCGTTGAAATCAAACCTGAAGTGGTTACCGTTCGTTTCGAAGAAGGGGTGCCGGTGGAATTAAACGGCAAACGTTTTGACGATGTGGTGGAATTGTTTATGGAAGCCAATCGTATCGGCGGTCGCCACGGTTTGGGTATGTCGGATCAAATCGAAAACCGAATTATTGAAGCGAAATCCCGCGGTATCTATGAAGCGCCGGGAATGGCGTTGTTCCATATCGCTTACGAACGTTTACTGACCGGTATTCACAACGAAGATACTATCGAACAGTACCGTATCAACGGATTGCGTTTAGGTCGTTTATTGTATCAAGGTCGTTGGTTTGATCCGCAAGCATTAATGTTGCGCGAAAGTTCGCAACGTTGGGTCGCTAAAGCAATTACCGGCGAAGTGAAACTCGAATTACGTCGCGGTAACGATTATTCAATCCTGGATACCGTATCGCCGAATTTAACTTATGAAGCGGAACGCTTGAGTATGGAAAAAGTGGAAGATGCGCCGTTTGATCCGATCGACCGTATCGGCCAGTTAACCATGCGCAACTTAGATGTAACGGATACGCGTAATAAACTCGGCGTTTATTCGAAGGCCGGTCTGCTTACGGCAGGTCAAGATGCCGTGGTACCGCAATTAGACAAAAAATAATCCGGAAAACGATGAAAATTTCGACCGCACTTTTAGGATTAATTAAAAGTGCGGTCTTTTTTATCACTGATTTTTAATGGGATTGAAGGGGGCCAGTTCGGGGAAGCGTTTAAGCAGTTTCAGCCATTCGATTTTATCGATTTCAAGCTTTAACAGATACTCACCTTGCTCGCCGGTATTTTCGCGGCGGATGCAGTCGAGTTGATAAAATGCGTGGCGGATTTTTCCCTGATCGGGTTTTAATGAAACGGTTAAGGATAAAATTTCATTGCGTAAACGTTGGCGTATGGCGTCGAATAATAAATCGATTCCCACGTTCGCTTGTGCGGAAATGTAAACGGCGATCGGTTGTTGTTCGTCATTAAATTCAATATGCGGTCGGACGCCATTGAGGCGATCGATTTTGTTGTACACCAACAACGTCGGTACATTATCCGCCTGAATTTCGTTCAGCACGGCGTTAACCGCTGCAATGTTTTCCTGTTTTCGCATATCGGCAGCGTCAATCACGTGTAGCAGCAGACTGGCTTCTGTGGTTTCCTGCAAGGTGGATTTAAAAGCGGAGACCAAATCATGAGGTAAGTCACGGATAAAGCCCACAGTGTCGGCAAGAATAGCCGTGCCCACATCTTGAACGGATAAACGGCGCAAGGTGGGATCCAGGGTGGCAAAAAGCTGGTCGGCGGCATAGACGTCCGCTTGCGTCAAACGATTGAATAACGTGGATTTTCCCGCATTGGTGTAGCCCACCAATGAAACGG contains the following coding sequences:
- the argG gene encoding argininosuccinate synthase; the encoded protein is MSNTILQNLPEGQKVGIAFSGGLDTSAALLWMRQKGAVPYAYTANLGQPDEDDYNAIPKKAMAYGAENARLIDCRTQLAQEGIAAIQCGAFHISTGGVTYFNTTPLGRAVTGTMLVAAMKEDDVNIWGDGSTFKGNDIERFYRYGLLTNPNLKIYKPWLDDQFIDELGGRFEMSQFLIANGFDYKMSVEKAYSTDSNMLGATHEAKDLEDLSTGINIVKPIMGVAFWDESVEIKPEVVTVRFEEGVPVELNGKRFDDVVELFMEANRIGGRHGLGMSDQIENRIIEAKSRGIYEAPGMALFHIAYERLLTGIHNEDTIEQYRINGLRLGRLLYQGRWFDPQALMLRESSQRWVAKAITGEVKLELRRGNDYSILDTVSPNLTYEAERLSMEKVEDAPFDPIDRIGQLTMRNLDVTDTRNKLGVYSKAGLLTAGQDAVVPQLDKK
- the hflX gene encoding ribosome rescue GTPase HflX, which encodes MLNSETSVPSAVENTSTSTALSLSENGHDKAIIVHVFFSQNKNSEDLAEFQLLAQSAQADILQTVTANRCAPQAKYFVGQGKAEEIAELAKQLNADVILVNHQLTPAQTRNLESLCGCRVVDRTGLILDIFAQRARSHEGKLQVELAQLKHLSTRLVRRKTGLDQQKGAVGLRGPGETQLETDRRLIKVRIAQLQNRLEKVSRQRNQNRQTRQKADIPTVSLVGYTNAGKSTLFNRLTQADVYAADQLFATLDPTLRRLSVQDVGTAILADTVGFIRDLPHDLVSAFKSTLQETTEASLLLHVIDAADMRKQENIAAVNAVLNEIQADNVPTLLVYNKIDRLNGVRPHIEFNDEQQPIAVYISAQANVGIDLLFDAIRQRLRNEILSLTVSLKPDQGKIRHAFYQLDCIRRENTGEQGEYLLKLEIDKIEWLKLLKRFPELAPFNPIKNQ